In Hugenholtzia roseola DSM 9546, the following are encoded in one genomic region:
- a CDS encoding formylglycine-generating enzyme family protein — translation MKLHQKLFFFALCLFSGALLAQEDSETAKVAGRTLPNGIKLIKVEGGTFLMGCDEQRDGNCNDDDKPVHSVTLTDFWLSETEITNAQYAAFLNEKQPSKADLEKWINLSGSYKTEKCRISKQDSRYVVENGYENQPVIYVSWYGASEFCRFYGGSLPSEAQWEYAARGGNKSKGYKYAGSNNLDEVAWYIKTTNINGMSPVRQKKPNELGLYDMSGNLWEWCEDYWDERFYETEDAKEQNLLNNKVSKYKLLHGGSWFDFNNYCRSANRFRVSSTYWGSNYGFRLSLRQ, via the coding sequence ATGAAATTACACCAAAAACTCTTTTTCTTCGCGCTCTGCCTTTTTTCAGGGGCATTGTTAGCGCAAGAAGACTCTGAAACTGCAAAGGTAGCAGGCAGAACCCTACCCAACGGCATCAAGCTCATAAAAGTAGAGGGCGGCACTTTTCTTATGGGCTGCGACGAGCAGCGAGATGGAAATTGTAATGATGATGACAAGCCTGTTCATTCGGTAACACTAACAGATTTTTGGCTTAGTGAAACCGAAATTACCAATGCCCAATATGCCGCTTTTTTGAATGAAAAACAACCTTCAAAAGCAGATTTAGAAAAGTGGATAAACCTAAGTGGTAGTTATAAAACTGAAAAATGCCGCATTTCTAAACAGGACAGTCGCTATGTAGTAGAGAATGGCTATGAAAATCAGCCTGTTATCTATGTGAGTTGGTATGGTGCATCTGAATTTTGCCGTTTTTATGGCGGCTCTCTGCCTTCGGAGGCGCAGTGGGAATATGCTGCAAGAGGCGGTAATAAAAGCAAAGGCTACAAATACGCAGGTTCTAATAATTTAGATGAGGTGGCGTGGTATATAAAAACAACTAACATCAATGGCATGAGTCCTGTACGCCAAAAAAAGCCGAATGAATTAGGCTTGTATGATATGAGCGGTAACTTGTGGGAATGGTGTGAGGATTATTGGGACGAGCGGTTTTATGAAACCGAAGACGCAAAAGAGCAAAATCTTTTGAATAACAAAGTATCTAAATACAAGCTTTTGCATGGCGGTTCATGGTTCGACTTTAACAACTACTGCCGCTCTGCCAACCGTTTCAGGGTCAGTTCTACTTATTGGGGCAGCAACTACGGCTTTCGTTTGTCCCTCAGGCAGTAA